In Nitrososphaerota archaeon, one genomic interval encodes:
- a CDS encoding (Fe-S)-binding protein → MIFSGFVEKIEIKKISACTADSKRIKFIAQADKNLGDVLPILYLYIPNANYSEKLGCLTYTYRMHLITIFSNGKISMTYVKDNKEAEQLMNEVKNLINRAITYLKNYGKPDEKLLDLKKQTNPIQIYKILPKTNCKKCGEESCYAFSVKLFSGKKDLKDCPYVNISKLEKILQPIKI, encoded by the coding sequence TATCTGCTTGCACAGCAGACTCAAAGAGAATAAAATTTATTGCTCAAGCAGATAAAAATTTAGGAGATGTACTTCCAATCCTTTATCTTTATATTCCTAATGCAAATTATTCTGAAAAACTTGGATGCTTAACATATACTTATCGAATGCATTTAATAACAATTTTCTCTAATGGAAAAATAAGCATGACATATGTTAAAGATAATAAAGAAGCAGAACAATTGATGAATGAAGTAAAGAATTTGATAAATAGAGCAATAACATATCTTAAAAATTATGGAAAGCCTGATGAAAAATTACTTGATTTAAAAAAGCAAACAAATCCTATACAAATCTATAAAATATTGCCAAAGACTAATTGTAAAAAATGTGGAGAAGAAAGTTGCTATGCTTTTAGTGTAAAACTTTTTTCTGGAAAAAAAGATTTGAAAGATTGTCCTTATGTTAATATTAGTAAGTTAGAAAAAATATTACAACCTATTAAAATATAA